Genomic segment of Gilliamella apis:
CACGTTCAACAGTATGACCAATACGACGTAATCCTAAACCAACTAACGTTGCTTTATGCTTCGGTAGACGGCCAATAGAACTACGAGTTTGTGTAATTTTAATTGTCTTTGCCATGGCTAATTACCCCAAAATTTCTTCGACGGTTTTACCACGCTTAGCAGCAACCATTTCTGGAGATTTCATATTTTCTAAGCCATCAATAGTCGCACGAACCACGTTAATTGGGTTAGTAGAACCATATGCTTTAGCTAGAACGTTACGAACACCAGCAACTTCTAATACAGCACGCATTGCACCACCGGCGATGATACCAGTACCTTCTGATGCTGGTTGCATGTAAACACGAGAACCTGTGTGAGCACCTTTAACTGGATGCTGTAAAGTATCGTTATTTAACGCAACGTTAATCATATTACGACGTGCTTTTTCCATTGCTTTTTGGATTGCTGCTGGCACTTCACGTGCTTTACCATATCCAAAACCAACGCGGCCATTACCGTCACCAACCACTGTTAGTGCAGAAAAACTAAAAATACGACCACCTTTTACGGTTTTAGAAACTCGGTTAACTGCGATTAGTTTTTCCTGCAGTTCACCAGCTTGTTTTTCGATGTTTGACATCTTTAACTCCTACCTTAGAACTGTAGGCCAGCTTCGCGAGCAGCATCTGCTAGCGCCTGAACTCGACCATGATATTGGAAACCTGAACGATCAAAAGAAACTTCTTTGATATCTTTCGCTAATGCGCGTTCTGCAATTGCTTTACCAACTGCTGCTGCTGCATCTTTGTTTCCAGTGTATTTTAAACTTTCACTGATAGCTTTTTCTAATGTTGAAGCCGCTGCCAGTACTTCTGATCCGTTTGGTGCGATAATCTGCGCATAAATATGACGCGGAGTACGGTGAACTACCAAGCGAGTTGCAAGTAGTTCTTGCATCTTACGACGCGCTTTAGTTGCACGACGGATACGAGCTGATTTCTTATCCATAGTGTTACCTTACTTTTTCTTAGCTTCTTTAGTACGCACAACTTCATCTGCGTAACGAACACCTTTACCTTTATAAGGTTCAGGACGACGATAAGCACGGATATCAGCAGCTACTTGTCCAATTAACTGTTTATCAGCACTTTTCAGAACGATTTCAGTTTGAGAAGGACATTCAGCTGTTACACCTGCAGGTAATTCATGATCAATTGGATGTGAATAACCAAGAGATAAACCAATTGTATTACCTTTAACTTGTGCACGATAACCGACACCAACTAGCTGAAGTTTTTTAGTAAAACCTTCAGTAACACCAATAACCATTGCATTAATCAATGCGCGAGCAGTACCTGCTTGAGCCCAAGCGTCAGCAAAACCGTCACGAGGCGCAAATGTAATTTGGCCTTCTTCTTGATTAATAACAACAGCTTTATTTATTTCACGAGATAACTCGCCATTTTTACCTTTAATCGTAATTACCTGACCATTGAGTTTTACCTCTACGCCCGCAGGAACAACGACAGGTGCTTTTGCAACACGAGACATTTTTTTCTCCCTTACGCTACGTAGCAGATAATTTCACCACCAAGACCTGCTTGGCGTGCTGC
This window contains:
- the rpmD gene encoding 50S ribosomal protein L30, whose translation is MAKTIKITQTRSSIGRLPKHKATLVGLGLRRIGHTVEREDTPAIRGMVNQVYYMVKVEE
- the rpsE gene encoding 30S ribosomal protein S5, whose amino-acid sequence is MSNIEKQAGELQEKLIAVNRVSKTVKGGRIFSFSALTVVGDGNGRVGFGYGKAREVPAAIQKAMEKARRNMINVALNNDTLQHPVKGAHTGSRVYMQPASEGTGIIAGGAMRAVLEVAGVRNVLAKAYGSTNPINVVRATIDGLENMKSPEMVAAKRGKTVEEILG
- the rplR gene encoding 50S ribosomal protein L18, which translates into the protein MDKKSARIRRATKARRKMQELLATRLVVHRTPRHIYAQIIAPNGSEVLAAASTLEKAISESLKYTGNKDAAAAVGKAIAERALAKDIKEVSFDRSGFQYHGRVQALADAAREAGLQF
- the rplF gene encoding 50S ribosomal protein L6, producing MSRVAKAPVVVPAGVEVKLNGQVITIKGKNGELSREINKAVVINQEEGQITFAPRDGFADAWAQAGTARALINAMVIGVTEGFTKKLQLVGVGYRAQVKGNTIGLSLGYSHPIDHELPAGVTAECPSQTEIVLKSADKQLIGQVAADIRAYRRPEPYKGKGVRYADEVVRTKEAKKK